A section of the Ignavibacteriales bacterium genome encodes:
- the nosZ gene encoding Sec-dependent nitrous-oxide reductase, giving the protein MKKFNYLWSFILLLVAVGVISFAVKGCGDGGQGDVTLVSDAADRVYVKPGSYDEFYAVVSGGFSGQMSFYGLPSGRLFKVISVFSQNPETGYGYTEETKAMLNTSFGFQPWDDSHHSELSQTDGVPDGRWVFINGNNTPRIARIDLKSFETVEIIEIPNSGGNHSSPFITNNTEYAIAGTRFSVPLGDQDPPIADYSKEFKGTLSFVKIDPQTGRMGIDFQIVTPPFNYDLSHSGKGPSQDWFFFSCYNSELAHTLLEINASQKDKDFILAINWKKAMQVKQEGKTKPMSVKYAHNTYDESTQSASTEMMESVDMMYPEDLAGSMFYIPCPKSPHGVDIDPTGEYFVGGGKLSTIIPVFSFSKMMTAIENKDYEGDVEGIPILKYESVLAGEVKDPGLGPLHTEFDNEGNAYTSMFVSSEVTKWKVSTQEVIDKIPVYYSIGHLMVPGGDSKQPWGKYLVALNKITKDRYLPTGPELTQSAQLIDITGDKMKLLSDFPTVGEPHYAQGIPADILTKNQIKIFKIEENNNPYATKSEKDARVVREGNVVHVYMTAIRSHLTPDNIEGVNVGDEVYFHVTNLEQDWDVPHGFTIKGSNTAEMLIMPGQTRTIKWVPDAQGIYPFYCTDFCSALHQEMSGYLRVTPKGSDVPLSFKTGSGQEQK; this is encoded by the coding sequence ATGAAGAAATTTAATTATTTGTGGAGTTTTATCCTCCTGCTCGTAGCAGTAGGTGTGATATCTTTCGCAGTGAAAGGCTGTGGCGACGGGGGACAGGGTGATGTTACTTTGGTAAGTGACGCCGCCGACAGGGTATACGTAAAACCGGGTAGCTATGATGAGTTTTATGCTGTGGTATCAGGTGGATTCAGCGGACAGATGTCATTCTATGGTCTTCCTTCAGGGCGACTTTTCAAAGTTATTTCGGTTTTTTCCCAAAATCCGGAAACAGGCTATGGTTACACAGAAGAGACCAAAGCTATGCTGAACACTTCATTCGGATTCCAACCGTGGGATGACTCGCACCATTCTGAATTATCACAAACAGACGGTGTCCCCGACGGCAGATGGGTATTCATAAATGGAAATAATACCCCGCGTATCGCAAGGATCGATCTTAAGTCGTTTGAAACAGTTGAAATAATTGAGATCCCAAACAGTGGCGGAAACCACTCTTCGCCATTCATTACTAATAATACCGAATATGCTATCGCAGGAACACGTTTCAGTGTTCCGCTTGGCGACCAGGACCCGCCGATTGCCGATTACTCTAAAGAATTCAAAGGAACTCTTTCTTTTGTGAAAATAGATCCGCAAACAGGCAGGATGGGAATTGATTTCCAGATAGTAACTCCGCCGTTTAACTATGACCTTAGCCACTCAGGAAAAGGTCCGTCGCAGGATTGGTTCTTCTTCTCCTGCTATAATTCGGAGCTCGCACATACATTGCTTGAAATAAATGCCAGCCAGAAAGATAAAGACTTTATTCTTGCTATAAACTGGAAGAAAGCAATGCAGGTGAAACAGGAAGGCAAGACAAAACCAATGAGTGTAAAGTATGCTCATAATACATACGACGAAAGTACACAGTCAGCATCGACTGAAATGATGGAATCAGTGGATATGATGTATCCTGAAGACCTTGCCGGATCCATGTTCTACATCCCTTGCCCGAAATCACCGCACGGTGTGGATATTGATCCGACCGGTGAATACTTCGTTGGCGGTGGAAAACTTTCTACTATTATTCCAGTTTTCTCATTCAGCAAAATGATGACCGCAATTGAAAATAAAGATTACGAAGGTGATGTAGAGGGAATTCCTATCCTAAAATACGAATCAGTATTAGCTGGTGAAGTTAAAGATCCGGGACTTGGACCGTTGCACACGGAATTTGATAATGAAGGCAATGCATATACTTCAATGTTCGTTTCCTCTGAGGTTACAAAATGGAAAGTTTCTACTCAGGAAGTAATAGATAAGATCCCTGTTTATTATTCTATCGGTCACCTTATGGTACCCGGTGGCGATAGTAAGCAGCCATGGGGTAAATATCTCGTTGCATTGAATAAGATCACCAAGGACAGGTACCTCCCGACGGGTCCTGAACTCACTCAATCGGCTCAATTGATAGATATTACCGGTGATAAGATGAAATTATTAAGCGACTTCCCGACTGTGGGTGAGCCTCACTACGCACAGGGTATCCCAGCTGATATATTGACCAAAAACCAGATCAAAATATTTAAGATCGAAGAAAATAATAATCCCTATGCAACCAAGAGCGAAAAGGATGCAAGGGTTGTAAGGGAAGGAAATGTTGTCCATGTATATATGACAGCTATAAGATCTCACTTGACCCCGGATAATATAGAAGGTGTAAATGTCGGTGACGAAGTTTACTTCCACGTCACTAATTTAGAGCAGGATTGGGATGTTCCGCATGGGTTTACAATTAAGGGATCTAATACTGCAGAGATGCTGATAATGCCGGGACAGACGAGAACAATTAAGTGGGTGCCTGATGCGCAGGGAATATATCCGTTCTATTGCACGGACTTCTGCTCAGCTCTTCACCAGGAAATGTCAGGTTACCTGCGAGTAACACCAAAAGGTTCTGACGTACCGCTAAGTTTTAAAACAGGTTCCGGACAGGAACAGAAGTAA
- a CDS encoding nitrous oxide reductase accessory protein NosL, with the protein MPKHKVIFCFIALVLLTSCNRGPEPLNFGTDECSHCRMTIMDEKYGAEIVTGKGKVYKYDAMECLINGAVENGLDKDGSNTIYVIDTSQPGKLIPALGAYYLISEELHSPMGAGLSAFESETSAREYRNKYGGEIYNFEQVKEIILKK; encoded by the coding sequence ATGCCGAAACATAAAGTTATTTTTTGTTTTATAGCGTTGGTTCTATTAACCTCCTGTAATAGGGGACCTGAACCGTTAAACTTTGGAACGGATGAATGCAGTCATTGCAGGATGACTATAATGGATGAAAAATATGGTGCCGAGATTGTAACAGGGAAAGGTAAAGTTTATAAATATGATGCAATGGAGTGCCTTATAAATGGAGCAGTGGAAAATGGACTCGACAAAGATGGATCGAATACTATCTACGTGATAGACACATCCCAGCCCGGCAAACTGATTCCGGCATTAGGTGCTTACTACCTGATTTCCGAAGAGCTTCACAGCCCGATGGGTGCCGGTCTGTCTGCATTTGAGAGTGAAACATCTGCGCGGGAATACCGGAATAAATATGGAGGTGAGATTTATAATTTTGAACAGGTAAAAGAAATTATCCTTAAAAAGTGA